CCTCGACGTCGCCGTTCAGTTGTTCGTAGCGGGCGAGAGTCATGGGTGAGTGGCGGAGCGTGTGCTGGTAGAGGGTGCGGATGCGGGCGCCTCGGTCGAGCAGGGCCTGGTCGCGGTCCAGGGCGAGGCCCTCGGCCACGACGCCACGGTGACCGGCGAGACCGTTGTGCGGCTGGATGCACAGGATTTCGCGGGACGCGGCGGCCATGGCCTCGGTGATGGCCCCGTTGATCCGCTCCGTGCCGCTGAGGACCCGGATCGTCGGGGTGTCCGTGGCTGCCGTGCGCCTGCCGTCGATACGCATCAGCGGTTCGAACACCGCGGCCAGTCTGGTCTCGCGCCGTCGTTCTTCCGCGACGCGTTCCTCGGAGGTCCGTAGTAACCGGTGGAGGGCAACTGCCGGGGCGACGGGCTCCAGCCAGTTCAGATCCTCGATGGCCGGGTGCACCAGTCCGAAGTCGACGAGGCAGGGCGCTTCGGCGGCGTCCGCGCTGCGTACGCGCCCTGCACGCAGGGCCCGTTCGTACAGCTCCGATCCCGCCGCGCACAGTTCTTCCACGCCGTGGGCCAGGTGCGGGGCGTCGGTCACCCCGCCGCTCCCTCCTGCTTGAGGATTCCCGATTCCGCTATGAGGTAGCCGAGTTGGGCGCGGCTGCCGCTGCCGAGAGCGGTGGCCAGCTTGGCTATGTGGGCGCGGCAGGTGCGGACGTTCATGCCGAGACGGCGCGCGATGGCCTCGTCGACGTGGCCCTCCACGAGGAGCTTGGCGATGGAGTGCTGGATGTTGGTGATGCCGCCCAGGGCGGGTTCGTAGGGGGCGCCGGCGCTGAGTGGGACGGCGCGGTCCCACATGAACTCGAAGACCTTGATCAGATAGCGGACCAGGCCCGGGTGGCGAAGCTCCAGGGCGACCTGCTGGTCGTCGCGGGTGGGGATGAAGGCGACGCTCTCGTCGCAGACGATGAGACGCTCCACCAGCTCGTCGACGGTGCGGTATTCGACCTTGCCGTCCGAGAGCTGGGCCACATACGCCAGCTTCTCGGGACTGTGGCGGGCCGTGTGTTGATACAGCGTCCGGATGCGCACACCACGTTCGATCAGAGGCCGGTCGCGCTCCAGGCCGAGAAGAAGGCTGCGCTCGGAGCCGCGGTCGCTCGGCTGGATGGTGAGCATCTCGGTCTGGCACTGGGCCGTGGCCAGGTTGAGCGCCGCGTTGATCCGGTCCCCGCCCTCCAACACCGTGATGGAGTGCGTGGACGTGGCCTCTTGTGCGCTGAGGGCCATGAACGGCTCAAAAGCATCGCTCAGTTCGACCGACAGCCGTCTGCGCTCGGCGATCTCGCGCTCGATGGGGTTGAGTCGCTGAGCCAGGGCGACGAACGGGGGCACCGGACGGAGCCAGCTCGCGTCGTCGGGATCGGGGTGAAGGAGCGCGAGTTCCATCAAGCAGGGGGCGGGCGTCACGTCCGCGCGTGCGATTCGTCCGGTGCGCAGGGCGTTCGCGTAGAGGCGTCCACCCGCCTCGCACAGATCGGTCACCCCGTGGGGATGTGTCGCGTTAGTCTGATTTGTTGCCAAAACTCCACCCCCCAGGGTCCTGAACGTGCAGGAACATGATGCATCGATTATGTGGCCACGACGTGCCCGAATGAGCCATCGTCTTACTCGACGGGGGAAGACGGGACTTTCAAGTGAGGACGAAGCCGACTATGCGTAACAAAATGCTTCGCTCGGTGCTTGTCGCCGCCTTCTCCGCCGTGGTGGCATTCGGAGCTCTGGGCGGCCTCTCCGGCGCGAAGGGTGATGTCCGGGCGGACAGTCACTGGCCGGCGGCAGCAGCGGACATCCAGACCATCCAGACGGTGAGTACGGCGGACGACGGCTCCGGGAGCTGACGTGACCACACCCCCCGA
This portion of the Streptomyces mirabilis genome encodes:
- a CDS encoding helix-turn-helix transcriptional regulator, which encodes MTDAPHLAHGVEELCAAGSELYERALRAGRVRSADAAEAPCLVDFGLVHPAIEDLNWLEPVAPAVALHRLLRTSEERVAEERRRETRLAAVFEPLMRIDGRRTAATDTPTIRVLSGTERINGAITEAMAAASREILCIQPHNGLAGHRGVVAEGLALDRDQALLDRGARIRTLYQHTLRHSPMTLARYEQLNGDVEARSLDEITDRLIAVDRTVAFIPADKDGFLALEVRHPALVSYLVTTFDRLWRLATPMYPEAVQRPSHNGITPRQRAIAALLVEGHTDTVIADRLGMNVRTARVHIAKLAVTLGSESRAQLGYLIGRSGILDPDH
- a CDS encoding helix-turn-helix transcriptional regulator, with the translated sequence MATNQTNATHPHGVTDLCEAGGRLYANALRTGRIARADVTPAPCLMELALLHPDPDDASWLRPVPPFVALAQRLNPIEREIAERRRLSVELSDAFEPFMALSAQEATSTHSITVLEGGDRINAALNLATAQCQTEMLTIQPSDRGSERSLLLGLERDRPLIERGVRIRTLYQHTARHSPEKLAYVAQLSDGKVEYRTVDELVERLIVCDESVAFIPTRDDQQVALELRHPGLVRYLIKVFEFMWDRAVPLSAGAPYEPALGGITNIQHSIAKLLVEGHVDEAIARRLGMNVRTCRAHIAKLATALGSGSRAQLGYLIAESGILKQEGAAG